The following proteins are co-located in the Sandaracinaceae bacterium genome:
- a CDS encoding propionyl-CoA synthetase: MTASHREVHRRSLEDAESFWLEASRAIDWVTPPTRALDDSRAPFYRWFPDGVLNTAYNCLDRHVEGGRAEQAALIYDSPVTGKQRTLTYRELRDEVALFAGALRANGVEKGDRVILYMPMIPEAAVAMLACARLGAVHSVVFGGFAAAELATRIDDAQPVLMVCASCGIEPTRTVAYKPLLDEAIALATHKPTHVIVKQRPQLEATLVAGRDVSWDDALAAPGLEPAECVPVAATDPLYVLYTSGTTGQPKGVVRDQGGHAVALQYSMQAVYGVQPGEVFWAASDVGWVVGHSYIVYGPLLNGNTTVLFEGKPVGTPDAGTFFRVIAEHGVKKLFTAPTAFRAIKKDDPDGVQLARYDLGHFEALFLAGERSDSATLEWAEQHLGVPVIDHWWQTETGWPIVSNCLGIEPLPVKHGSPTLPVPGWDIRVVDEAARDVPANTTGALVVKLPLPPGALPTLWNADQRFLDAYLTDYPGFYKTADAGYVDEDGYVYVMARTDDIINVAGHRLSTGQMEEVLAQHPAVAECAVIGVADELKGELPLGLLVLKAGVTQTHTEVVREVVAAVREHIGPVAAFKHAVVVQRLPKTRSGKILRGTMKKIAEGQDAPVPATIEDPAVLDEIRAALEAR; this comes from the coding sequence ATGACCGCCAGCCACCGTGAGGTCCACCGCCGCTCCCTCGAAGACGCCGAGTCGTTCTGGCTCGAGGCCAGCCGCGCCATCGACTGGGTGACGCCGCCCACCCGCGCCCTCGACGACAGCCGCGCCCCCTTCTACCGCTGGTTCCCGGATGGCGTGCTCAACACCGCGTACAACTGCCTCGACCGGCACGTGGAGGGCGGGCGCGCCGAGCAGGCGGCCCTCATCTACGACAGCCCAGTCACGGGGAAGCAGCGCACGCTCACCTACCGCGAGCTGCGCGACGAGGTGGCGCTGTTCGCGGGAGCCCTGCGCGCGAACGGTGTCGAAAAGGGTGACCGCGTGATCCTCTACATGCCGATGATCCCGGAGGCCGCCGTGGCGATGCTCGCCTGCGCCCGCCTGGGCGCGGTGCACTCCGTCGTCTTCGGTGGGTTCGCCGCGGCCGAGCTGGCGACACGCATCGACGACGCGCAGCCCGTGCTCATGGTGTGTGCGTCGTGCGGAATCGAGCCCACGCGCACGGTCGCCTACAAGCCGCTGCTGGACGAGGCCATCGCGCTCGCCACGCACAAGCCAACGCACGTGATCGTGAAGCAGCGACCGCAGCTGGAAGCCACGCTCGTTGCGGGGCGTGACGTGAGCTGGGACGACGCGCTCGCGGCGCCCGGGCTCGAGCCCGCCGAGTGCGTCCCCGTCGCGGCCACGGACCCGCTCTACGTGCTGTACACCTCGGGCACCACCGGCCAACCCAAGGGGGTCGTGCGCGATCAGGGCGGCCACGCAGTGGCCCTGCAGTACAGCATGCAGGCCGTGTACGGCGTGCAGCCAGGAGAGGTGTTCTGGGCCGCCTCCGACGTGGGCTGGGTCGTGGGCCACAGCTACATCGTCTACGGGCCGCTGTTGAACGGGAACACCACGGTGCTCTTCGAGGGCAAGCCGGTGGGCACGCCCGATGCCGGCACGTTCTTCCGTGTCATTGCCGAGCACGGCGTGAAGAAGCTCTTCACGGCGCCCACGGCGTTCCGCGCCATCAAGAAGGACGACCCGGACGGCGTGCAGCTCGCGCGCTACGACCTCGGGCACTTCGAGGCCTTGTTCCTCGCGGGCGAGCGCAGCGACTCTGCCACGCTGGAGTGGGCGGAGCAGCACCTCGGCGTGCCCGTCATCGATCACTGGTGGCAGACCGAGACGGGCTGGCCGATCGTGTCCAACTGCCTCGGCATCGAGCCGCTGCCGGTGAAGCACGGTTCGCCCACCCTGCCCGTCCCGGGCTGGGACATCCGCGTGGTGGACGAGGCCGCGCGTGACGTGCCCGCCAACACGACCGGCGCGCTGGTGGTGAAGCTGCCTCTCCCGCCGGGCGCGCTGCCCACGCTGTGGAACGCCGACCAGCGCTTCCTGGACGCGTACCTCACCGACTACCCGGGCTTCTACAAGACCGCGGACGCGGGCTACGTCGACGAGGATGGGTACGTGTACGTCATGGCGCGCACGGACGACATCATCAACGTCGCGGGCCATCGGCTCTCCACCGGGCAGATGGAGGAGGTGCTCGCGCAGCACCCCGCGGTGGCCGAGTGCGCCGTCATCGGGGTGGCCGACGAGCTCAAGGGCGAGCTACCGCTGGGCCTCTTGGTGCTCAAGGCGGGCGTGACCCAGACCCACACCGAGGTGGTGCGCGAGGTGGTGGCGGCGGTCCGTGAGCACATCGGCCCCGTGGCGGCCTTCAAGCACGCCGTGGTGGTGCAGCGCCTGCCGAAGACGCGCTCGGGCAAGATCCTGCGCGGCACCATGAAGAAGATCGCCGAGGGGCAGGACGCGCCGGTGCCCGCCACCATCGAGGACCCTGCGGTGCTCGACGAGATCCGGGCCGCCCTCGAGGCGCGCTAG
- a CDS encoding pyridoxal phosphate-dependent aminotransferase, with amino-acid sequence MHDARLSARTEQIAPFLAMEVMERGMALAREGHDVIQLGVGEPDFDAPPEAVRAAVEALQRGETHYTDSRGLRGLREAIAADSEARRGVATDPDQVLVTLGTSPAILMALQVLVNPGDEVLVPTPHYPCYPNMIVACGGVPRFVPTFARDGYRIDVEALAAARTPRTKAVIVASPANPTGAVQSRETIAAIAALGLPILSDEIYDGLLFDGERVTSPLAYSDDTFVLDGFSKRYAMTGFRLGYLIAPRWASRALQSLQQSQFISATHFVQSAGVAALTHGAPHVLHMRGIYERRRDLLLEGLRTLGLGIPTAPTGAFYILADARHLSEDSLAMAMRIVEQAHVAVGPGRDFGAIAEGHLRFSYATSEAQITRALERLATALPALRR; translated from the coding sequence ATGCACGACGCCCGCCTGAGCGCTCGCACGGAACAGATCGCGCCCTTCCTGGCGATGGAGGTGATGGAGCGCGGCATGGCGCTGGCCCGCGAGGGGCACGACGTGATCCAGCTGGGCGTGGGCGAGCCCGACTTCGACGCGCCGCCCGAAGCGGTGCGCGCGGCCGTCGAGGCGCTGCAGCGCGGCGAGACGCACTACACGGACAGCCGCGGGCTACGGGGCCTGCGCGAGGCCATCGCGGCGGACTCCGAGGCGCGCCGTGGGGTGGCCACGGACCCGGATCAGGTGCTCGTGACACTGGGCACGTCTCCGGCCATCTTGATGGCGCTGCAGGTGCTGGTTAACCCCGGCGACGAGGTACTGGTGCCGACGCCGCACTATCCTTGCTACCCGAACATGATCGTGGCCTGTGGAGGCGTGCCGCGCTTCGTGCCCACCTTCGCGCGGGACGGGTACCGCATCGACGTCGAGGCGCTCGCGGCCGCGAGGACTCCGCGCACGAAGGCGGTCATCGTGGCCTCGCCAGCGAACCCGACGGGGGCCGTGCAGTCGCGCGAGACCATCGCGGCCATCGCAGCGCTGGGGCTGCCCATCCTGAGCGACGAGATCTACGACGGTCTCCTGTTCGACGGGGAGCGCGTCACCTCCCCTCTCGCGTACAGCGACGACACCTTCGTGCTGGATGGCTTCTCGAAGCGCTACGCGATGACGGGCTTCCGGCTGGGGTACCTGATCGCCCCACGCTGGGCGTCGCGCGCGCTGCAGAGCCTCCAGCAGAGTCAGTTCATCTCCGCCACGCACTTCGTCCAGAGCGCGGGTGTGGCCGCCCTCACGCACGGCGCGCCGCACGTTTTGCACATGCGCGGCATCTACGAGCGCCGACGCGACCTACTGCTGGAAGGCCTGCGCACGCTGGGGCTCGGCATCCCGACCGCACCGACGGGCGCGTTCTACATCCTCGCCGACGCCCGCCACCTGAGCGAGGACTCGCTCGCCATGGCCATGCGCATCGTCGAGCAAGCGCACGTCGCGGTGGGCCCCGGTCGCGACTTCGGCGCCATCGCCGAGGGGCACCTGCGCTTCAGCTACGCGACGTCGGAGGCCCAGATCACACGCGCGCTCGAGCGCCTGGCGACCGCCCTGCCTGCGCTGCGTAGATGA